The following DNA comes from Candidatus Zixiibacteriota bacterium.
TCGCTCGCATGACCGACCCGGCTATAATTCAGGACATTAAGAAGACCGTAAGTATTCCGGTAATGGCTAAATGCCGTATTGGACATTTCGCTGAGGCGCAGATACTGGAGGCGCTCGAAGTCGATTATATCGATGAGTCTGAGGTTTTAACCCCAGCTGATGAGCATAATCATATCGACAAAGATAAATTCAAAATTCCGTTTGTTTGCGGATGCCGCAACTTGGGCGAGGCGCTCAGACGGATTGGCGAGGGCGCGGCTTTGATGCGCACCAAAGGCGAGGCTGGCTCCGGCAATATTGTCGAGGCTGTCAGACATATGCGGTTGGTGAACGACAGTATCAAACGTCTTACTCAGCTTGATGATAGTCAATTGATGGCTGAGGCTAAAAACCTTGGCGCGCCGTTTGAAATTGTGAAATGGGTAAAAACTCATAAGAGATTGCCGGTTCCGAATTTTGCCGCCGGCGGTATTGCAACTCCTGCCGATGCTTCTTTGATGATGCAGCTTGGCGCCGAGTCGGTCTTTGTCGGTTCGGGGATATTCAAATCATCCGACCCCGAAAAAGCAGCCAAAGCTATTGTGCTGGCAACAACCCACTACCAGGATTTCAAAAAAATTGTCGAACTGTCTAAGGGTCTGGGCGAACCGATGAAAGGCCTCAATATTAAGCAGATTCCGGAAGATGAACTTTTGCAGACAAGATGACTGATGGCATCTTAGCATTACAGGGCGATTATTTCGCGCACGGCCGGGTTCTCGACAAACTCGGCCGCAAATATATATATGTGAAAAAGCCGGAGGAGTTAAATCAGGTCAGCTCGTTGATTATCCCCGGCGGCGAATCCACTACCATCAGAAAGCTGGCAAAGGAAAATGGATTATGGGAGCTTCTGAAGCGATTCAATGGCGCGATACTTGGCACTTGCGCCGGTATAATTCTTCTGGCTGATAAGACGATTAATCCGCCTGAGGAAACACTCAACCGCCTTGATGTTGCAATCTCAAGAAATGCTTATGGTTCGCAAATAAATTCATTTATTTCAATGGGTAATTTGCCATTGATTGGCAAACAAATCGAGATGGTTTTCATTCGCGCGCCGAAGATACAAGATATTGGCAATAGCATAGAGGTATTCGCCGAACATAATGGCGAGGTTGTCGGAGTGAGAAGCGGCAATATAATCGGGCTGACATTCCATCCTGAACTGGCTGAGGATACGGTTATTTATGAAGAGTTTTTCGGGTTGGGAAAGTCTGATACAAGGAAAATACGAATAAAGATAAAATCTTCTAATTAAAACCGCAGATTTGACCGGATTTTGCAGCAGAATATAATCATTAAAATTACACTACTGTCCGGCCTTTTGTCCGCCTTAGGCGGATGCTATAATGATGTCATTCCCACACTGCCCGCGTCATTCCCAACACTGCCCGCGTCGTTCCCAACACTGTCCGCGTCATTCCCAACACTGTCCGCGTCATTCCCAACACTGT
Coding sequences within:
- the pdxS gene encoding pyridoxal 5'-phosphate synthase lyase subunit PdxS; the protein is MFNNKDFKVKVGLANMLKGGVIMDVTNVKQAKIAEDAGAVAVMALERVPSDIREHGGVARMTDPAIIQDIKKTVSIPVMAKCRIGHFAEAQILEALEVDYIDESEVLTPADEHNHIDKDKFKIPFVCGCRNLGEALRRIGEGAALMRTKGEAGSGNIVEAVRHMRLVNDSIKRLTQLDDSQLMAEAKNLGAPFEIVKWVKTHKRLPVPNFAAGGIATPADASLMMQLGAESVFVGSGIFKSSDPEKAAKAIVLATTHYQDFKKIVELSKGLGEPMKGLNIKQIPEDELLQTR
- the pdxT gene encoding pyridoxal 5'-phosphate synthase glutaminase subunit PdxT — encoded protein: MTDGILALQGDYFAHGRVLDKLGRKYIYVKKPEELNQVSSLIIPGGESTTIRKLAKENGLWELLKRFNGAILGTCAGIILLADKTINPPEETLNRLDVAISRNAYGSQINSFISMGNLPLIGKQIEMVFIRAPKIQDIGNSIEVFAEHNGEVVGVRSGNIIGLTFHPELAEDTVIYEEFFGLGKSDTRKIRIKIKSSN